TAGGTACTTCTGTCTTAAAAGAGGTgtgattaaaaatgtgtttatgttatttttagggTTATATTCTTACTATgaaaatagtatatacctaaatcatatattgtgaattaaatgttattaaaataacattaaattcgaatgttaaaaagtagaaaaaatcgtaaaaaaagtGCGcatatgtaaaaactaaaagtacaAAACCATCATAAGTATCAAACAATCATAGGTACATTGAGTACATttttaagcacaatttttttatataatccaTTTCCGTACACCAGATACGAGCTTTGCTCAGTTGGTATACGTATCagctgttaatattattattgttaatattgtattataattgaattatgctgaaataaaaagtaaataaatacgtGTTATTTCATTAgatgaaaattaatatgtttctaATGACTCCTTGTTTTTTCTTCGATTTAGGTGTATtcccaatatatatataatatatattttttttctttattttttttaaatttatattatacaacggtCAACGGTATACAGTATCTATCCCACCATACCAGTATACTGGTATATTGACCTCAAAACGGTATACTGGTATTACCGTCAGCAGTTTGTAAATTTACCTGTTTGTAATACCTTTTTCGATGGGATCCTTTTTGGAATTTAAATGTTCGTAAGACCTTTTTCGACAAGAGTCGGGAGCCGTTTGGGATGCgccactaaatatattattattttaaaaacatggaTGAAGTCGGTTTGGTTGATTCGATTCGGTCGCGACGTCTTATTTGCACTTTTTGTTGTCGTCGATACACCATAcaccataatatacctattacctacattgCCGAACCTTCAACCACTGACCAGACGTCGGTTATACTGTTTTACACCAATTACGTACTTACttacgtgtaggtatattaataatttatttttatttttgtattaagaaTTACAAGTGACAGTtgacatacattattattttaacaaattatttatatttaatttaatttaactatttagatGCCAGTCATACCTATCTGCTGTTGCGCTCAAGGCTCATCAaacatgtaattaatataaatattaaattgtgttgtCACTGATTAATTTTCgtatttgttgtattatttttattatttgtgaataagttgtagtttaaaatttcattaaattattacacagcCAAAAAagtttgttaatattttgacaGTGTAGTATTCTAAGCTAAACcactaatttgtttaatttttatacttgggATTTTTTACTGCGTTTTATTGTCGgtcatgaataaaaatatatttttatcggaATATGATCAGACACGATAAGATTATTAGCAATTAGTTAAGGTATATTTACTAGGTATGTGtcgtacaaattataatattactatagacactgatgaaaacaaatttaatttgaaaaaagatAATTCtactatagtttttattatttcttggaGTACAATTTACTTCAACACTATTGCGCAAGGATCCCAATTTTCTAGCGATCCCTCCAGAACCAATATCCTTACTAAAATATCATCAACATTATAATCGCTATGacctaatttaataaaattgttatataacatAATCACTATATGAtctattttagtaaaattgtttaatttgaatCTAAATTAtggttgaacaaaaaataattatattttttataaataatttattaaagaaaataaattaaagatcacaaattacaattttcattattcatattattatggatttttGATATAGTGTTACTAttagctaataaataaaaaataaaaatcaatatttaaaatatttaacagtttaaagtaaaaaaaaaatgtttaaacatcaatataactaatatttattaatatttaattatatattttatagcattaatatatagattatgaatgacaaaacaatattacttataaatttaattttaaaatataaataaacaaatattttaaattaatatatatatatatatatatatataaataatatgtttaattaatgtttttactaCATCCTCACTTGAAATTTTCCAGcttttgtaatgtatttaacACCTTTAAaaggtttatatttttcaccgtACATATCAAGACGATTTACCTTTAGTCCAGATAATGCTAATTGATTGATAGTAAATTTCACCTATGAATACAATAcatgtttgtaaattaaattaatttaaaatgaatataattcaatttaatacatacattaataaCAGGATTTGAATCTGTGACAACTGTGCTTACAGGCAGactaatctaaaattaaaattaaaatcaatatacatttttaataattttagtaacatCCTTACAGTTCCTTTTATATTTGGAAGTTTAGTAGTTTCTATTCGCCCAACTTCCCAAGTCAAAACTTTAGAAACGGGATCAAATGAATGTTTACCTTGGTTAGGAATAAGAGTACAGTTTAACACACTTTTAGGCATAGGTACCTCTATGACAACATTTTCAATCtagaaatttttattaaatgttaacaaatttaagtttgatattttaattataatatattaatactgacTGTTCTTCCTAGTGTCTGTTTTGGTCCAACAGTAATATCAAGGCGACCACTACCAGTTGTTGTTTCTTTTAATGCAAGCATATGACGTATATAAATTGGAATAGCAACTATTCCTTGTGACCCAATATGATATGACATTAACCGGAAATTACCATCCGGaggtataaatgataaaattctttcagactattattaaaataaaaacgattatatcaaatattataaattaatgacatgatataagtactataatgaataatagtTCTGATTACCTCCCATCTTTTAAATCGAACACAAGGGTGGAAGCTCACATCATCAAAAAGTCGGGGGTTCATGAATGATAAAGAGAGATCAGGCATCCCAGTAAGTTTTATGCTGCAATCaatcttaaacaaaaataaaataaaatcatacatattaaatgtttaaattatatattaggtagatatattattatcataagcataataattttcaaaggtgggcattaacttaactagttagttttttttgtttttaacttattcattcaattttggtaatttatttttctaataatataatattgtcaattcataataatcaaattatattataatctatattctataggtactacagtaaagagtaattagtatactatccattgtatggactggctactttcacgaattctattatttaatgatctactcggtgttgaataatccgatttttgttttatctaactctccaattcctaaaaacaggtttaaaactaaatatcatagtcttaaaatggaaatcattatatcaataacatatactAGTTTCTGgtaaatatgacaataattccaatggacaaaacaaagtcgtccgagatatttataaattaaatttatattgctgtattcgttataaatacaagcaaacgtatgagattagaaaataacattatcgaaataaatatggaaacaatttttggtaggtattatacaattatcattattcattgattttattttaataatagactattataatggtactaaatataataagtctaactaggatagaagacttacagcattggcgcaaataggtggaggcttggggggacttagtcccccacatttctgccaagtccccccagttcaaaagtcagtagttaatactgagcatatataatttttagaaaatattataggaggggctttagtccccccaaaataatttgtctatttgctcCTAtgacttacagtaaaatgtatactactactaataattaatatcttctctagactctaacaagtttagtataattttaagttttatgtttgcacagtgctaagcgtcttggtaaatgtccgtacaaatcaaaatactagggcaattgatgaattatgaatattatgacttaaaaaaaaaatttacttttttttaactgagttaagtaaattttattttccatcttaacttttaattaactagttaaattttattttttgttaacttttaacttaactgaagataatttaattgaattaacttaactttccacagttaattattttcattaacttgcccaccattgataatttttgaaacacaatatttaagtttttttaacataaaaaaataacaatttcatcCACttcagtttttatataaaaagatataatacatttaagaggatgtcTCACCCACGTGTATTGTCCCGTCTTAGAattgtacaacatagcaaaaactgttttgcgcgctACAACTTAACTCCTTCTGTATTtgtaatagaattaaaaaaattctataatgcatagggaagaactttatcCATATCTTagtgttttcattttttggaTAGCactaaccaataatttttaataattaaataaaaaaacaaaaaacctaatgttctcaaactgataactttaaatgcatttatGTCATACAAATTCTCATATTCTCATATTTGTAATACATTGTACCAATAAGATTGATGTTAAGACATAGTTGATTCAATAAATTCACAATCAGacacaattttatataacttactctatttaaattatcaaatttttattctggAAGAAGTTACAATACAATCTGTTGCATATCtgtttaaaatggtttttttaccaattaatatattatataggtatttactctGGTTAAATAGTacgagaaaaaatgtttttatctatatttttaatttatagtatgaACATATCTTACATATCCTTGAATTTCAGCAAATACGGTAGAACCACCTTTATCAATAATAGCATCTACTTCTTCTATTACATCAAAGTAAGCTtcattattggtatattttacACCTGATCTCCTCCATGGAACATTGGATAATTGACCACTGGGTAATGTGGCACTTAcactaaataacattaataaatataagtaattagattttgaagtattaacattaaaaacaaaacataatttgatattatgaaattattacttGGATTTCCCTGTAACAGAATTGGCGATTGTTCGAAGAATGTTTGGAGGTTTAATAAGCTCTTTTAGAATATTCGATTCAGTAGCTAAAGGAAAGCCATTGTCTAACATTTCATCCAAAAGctaataatcagaaatcaacatttaattaattaattaatagttataaattataatattacataaaccCACTTACTTCATAAACAACAACATAATTATCTTTAACAACATTTTCAGAGCATTCTGAAAAGTAATCCTCAAACGTATCAACTACTCTGTGTAAGAATTCTATGACAAATAATGGTGGAACTGTAACATTAtagaaacataattaattaattgatattaaataaaaagtattattattattatataacttagaAACTAACCTTCCGTCATACAAACAGCTACAAAATAAAGACCACATCGATAGATACTAATCAAATAATGATGTGGTGTTGCTATAACTGGGGGAATATCCTCTGGATTGATAGCTTTTCGGTGTTGATCAAAAAAGTAGTCACAAACTGATCGAGAAATAATACTTTTCCAgtgt
This portion of the Acyrthosiphon pisum isolate AL4f chromosome A1, pea_aphid_22Mar2018_4r6ur, whole genome shotgun sequence genome encodes:
- the LOC100164621 gene encoding AP-3 complex subunit mu-1; translation: MIHSLFIINSACDVFIEKHWKSIISRSVCDYFFDQHRKAINPEDIPPVIATPHHYLISIYRCGLYFVAVCMTEVPPLFVIEFLHRVVDTFEDYFSECSENVVKDNYVVVYELLDEMLDNGFPLATESNILKELIKPPNILRTIANSVTGKSNVSATLPSGQLSNVPWRRSGVKYTNNEAYFDVIEEVDAIIDKGGSTVFAEIQGYIDCSIKLTGMPDLSLSFMNPRLFDDVSFHPCVRFKRWESERILSFIPPDGNFRLMSYHIGSQGIVAIPIYIRHMLALKETTTGSGRLDITVGPKQTLGRTIENVVIEVPMPKSVLNCTLIPNQGKHSFDPVSKVLTWEVGRIETTKLPNIKGTISLPVSTVVTDSNPVINVKFTINQLALSGLKVNRLDMYGEKYKPFKGVKYITKAGKFQVRM